Proteins encoded in a region of the Apteryx mantelli isolate bAptMan1 chromosome 34, bAptMan1.hap1, whole genome shotgun sequence genome:
- the LOC106496128 gene encoding zinc finger and SCAN domain-containing protein 31-like: MRRLRFRQFRYQEAAGPRDVYRRLRELSHRWLQPEVRTKEQIMELLVLEQFLSILPEEIQSWVWVRHPESCAQAVALAESFQLGQREAGIWEQQVTVRVKVEEVTPEDMESPENLWQSQSPPSEPPLLISDDDSQEEAAWSKFKFPRAPEDEVQSLQETGPGMGSKGEDQSILQRQETPHLPRALQGGSDGIVVRSPMQREIYRRQKGIPRDPSVFPQHPGQGLLGTVRDIKSQESGAHRPEKPHRCRDCGERFWVKHELAAHGKVHEKERPYACAECGKSFNRLTHLKTHQRTHTGVKPYSCGECGKSFGHLSTLTTHQRLHTGERPYSCGACAKTFTNPSDLNKHQRSHTGERPYPCAECGKRFSQQSNLTMHQRSHTEERPYPCSECGKSFKYLADLTVHERSHTGERPFPCPQCGKSFSNKSSLARHTRIHARAAARNK, encoded by the exons ATGCGGCGTCTCCGCTTCCGGCAGTTTCGGTACCAGGAGGCGGCAGGGCCGCGCGATGTCTACCGGCGCCTGCGGGAGCTGTCGCACCGCTGGCTGCAGCCTGAGGTGCGCACCAAGGAGCAGATCATGGAGCTCCTCGTCCTTGAGCAGTTCCTCAGCATCCTCCCCGAGGAGATCCAGAGTTGGGTCTGGGTCCGGCACCCCGAGTCGTGTGCTCAAGCCGTGGCCTTGGCCGAGAGTTTCCAGCTGGGACAGCGAGAGGCCGGGATCTGGGAGCAGCAG GTCACGGTGCGCGTAAAGGTGGAGGAGGTGACCCCGGAGGACATGGAGAGCCCTGAAAACCTGTGGCAGTCTCAGAGCCCCCCATCAGAGCCACCTCTGCTCATCTCTGACGATGATTCCCAGGAGGAAGCGGCATGGAGCAAGTTCAAGTTTCCCCGTGCCCCTGAGGATGAGGTGCAGAGCCTGCAAGAAACAG GTCCCGGAATGGGGAGCAAAGGGGAAGACCAGTCCATTTTGCAAAGACAAGAGACCCCGCATCTGCCCAGGGCCCTCCAGGGTGGTTCTGATGGGATCGTGGTCCGGAGCCCCATGCAAAGAGAGATctacaggaggcagaaagggatCCCACGGGATCCCTCAGTCTTCCCGCAACATCCCGGCCAAGGGCTGCTGGGGACTGTGAGGGACATCAAGAGCCAGGAGAGCGGTGCCCACCGGCCGGAGAAGCCCCACCGCTGCCGCGACTGTGGGGAGCGTTTCTGGGTGAAGCACGAGCTGGCAGCGCACGGGAAGGTGCACGAGAAGGAGCGTCCCTATGCTTGCGCCGAGTGCGGGAAGAGCTTCAACCGGCTGACCCACCTCAAGACCCACCAGCGGACCCACACGGGGGTGAAGCCCTACTCGTGCGGCGAGTGCGGCAAGAGCTTCGGGCACCTCTCGACGCTCACCACCCACCAGCGCCTGCACACAGGCGAGCGGCCCTACTCCTGCGGCGCCTGCGCCAAGACCTTCACCAACCCCTCGGACCTCAACAAGCACCAGCGGTCgcacacgggcgagcggccctACCCCTGCGCCGAGTGCGGCAAGCGCTTCAGCCAGCAGTCCAACCTCACCATGCACCAGCGGAGCCACACCGAGGAGCGGCCCTACCCCTGCAGCgagtgcggcaagagcttcaAGTACCTGGCGGACCTCACGGTGCACGAGCGGTCgcacacgggcgagcggccctTCCCCTGCCCGCagtgcggcaagagcttcagCAACAAGTCCTCCCTCGCCCGGCACACGCGGATCCACGCCAGGGCCGCGGCCAGGAATAAGTGA
- the LOC136994876 gene encoding butyrophilin-like protein 8 has translation MELLWRKYEPEYIIIHSYKDRGKQEPQGRDYKDRTEVFPDEFIRGNLSLKLKSLRVREAGNYQCIVKSAEGNHEALTELQIEATAPVRISVMGPEGSGLGLSCKSTGWFPEPTVRWVTQDGQALAMEPVTTITQDQQQLYTVESHITVPGGKDAGEIWCTVQNSLTGTKQHSAIELGGESQLAETQPSARQQ, from the exons ATGGAGCTGCTCTGGAGGAAATACGAACCCGAATATATAATTATACACAGCTAcaaggacagaggaaagcaggagcCGCAAGGGAGAGACTACAAGGACCGGACGGAGGTGTTCCCCGATGAGTTCATCAGGGGAAacctctctctgaagctgaagaGTCTGAGGGTGAGGGAAGCTGGAAATTATCAGTGTATTGTGAAAAGTGCAGAAGGAAACCACGAGGCCCTCACTGAGCTCCAGATTGAAG CTACTGCACCCGTGCGCATTTCTGTGATGGGGCCCgaggggtcagggctggggctgtcctgcaaATCCACCGGATGGTTCCCCGAGCCCACGGTCCGCTGGGTCACGCAGGACGGGCAGGCCCTGGCAATGGAGCCAGTGACCACCATcacacaggaccagcagcagCTCTACACCGTGGAGAGCCACATCACTGTCCCTGGAGGAAAGGATGCTGGTGAGATATGGTGCACTGTGCAAAACAGCCTGACGGGCACCAAGCAGCACTCAGCCATTGAGCTTGGAGGTGAGTCCCAACTTGCAGAAACGCAGCCAAGTGCAAGGCAGCAATAA
- the LOC106496129 gene encoding uncharacterized protein yields the protein MPKRKCKFTEELQAKYPCFRVGRERWEAECLVCQGGTYVSVANKGSLDLEAHVQSMKHKRNVLGGGSAARLAGCFLPADCQPFDVASENDLGFSTTVLQDCCNSLAGSPGLAKIPEPGVDVLGLQIKTEERLEEALAPFGLDRSAGDLLDGVPFCGVALGVSAGDGGMPFPIQIRYFDWKRGGLQMRMMAVEPEPGEPVPAATAAVLAWEILERHGLRQKCVAIVGDSRNAMFGGLGPTDVPANVPGLRELLKGAFIATDCPAHILSNCIQHGADSLEVDIQSIVWKIYTYVSVYAVWTEPLKDFLEFAKREYRRLLYHGRTPWLLLLPAITRLLQAFPALKSFFLSLNKPPFAIKSFFEDDFSEIYLQHLASQVAVFDMHLKTLVREDNSLSEVLSILASVRRTLLERRAHNFMSLRVKELLAERRAAGRDRQCDAFCRCVQGLYVAFVEYLDAQTGQFDALSCFQWMQLRGPPSWEDVEGCIKYLADRGVVVDDSKCFDQFCHLITFLRDCKSISDFGALQTHQKWVRFFSSSRSLAGHSELLRMAQVFFAIPSCGADFPRGLFLK from the coding sequence ATGCCGAAGCGGAAATGCAAATTTACCGAGGAGCTCCAGGCCAAATACCCCTGCTTCCGCGTGGGCCGGGAGAGATGGGAGGCCGAGTGCCTGGTGTGCCAGGGGGGCACCTACGTCTCCGTGGCCAACAAGGGCTCCCTCGACCTGGAAGCCCACGTGCAGTCCATGAAGCACAAGAGGAACGTGCTGGGGGGCGGCTCGGCGGCCAGGCTGGCCGGCTGCTTCCTCCCTGCTGACTGCCAGCCCTTCGATGTGGCATCCGAAAATGACCTGGGCTTCTCCACCACTGTGCTCCAGGACTGCTGCAACTCCCTGGCCGGCTCGCCTGGCTTGGCCAAGATTCCTGAGCCTGGCGTAGATGTCTTGGGCTTGCAGATCAAGACCGAGGAGAGGTTGGAGGAGGCGCTGGCTCCCTTTGGGCTCGACCGCAGCGCGGGGGACCTGCTGGATGGGGTCCCGTTCTGCGGGGTGGCCCTGGGTGTCAGCGCCGGCGATGGAGGGATGCCGTTTCCCATCCAAATCCGGTATTTTGACTGGAAGAGGGGTGGCCTGCAAATGAGGATGATGGCTGTGGAGCCAGAGCCGGGCGAGCCGGTGCCTGCCGCCACTGCCGCCGTGCTCGCTTGGGAGATCTTGGAAAGGCACGGCCTGCGTCAGAAGTGCGTCGCGATAGTGGGTGACAGCCGTAACGCCATGTTCGGGGGGCTGGGGCCGACTGATGTCCCGGCCAACGTccctgggctgcgggagctgctgaaaGGCGCTTTCATCGCCACCGACTGCCCCGCGCACATCCTCAGCAATTGCATCCAGCACGGGGCAGATAGCCTGGAAGTCGACATCCAGTCCATCGTCTGGAAGATCTACACCTATGTCTCTGTCTATGCTGTGTGGACAGAGCCGCTGAAGGACTTCTTGGAGTTTGCCAAAAGGGAGTACCGGCGGTTGCTGTATCACGGCAGGAcgccctggctgctgctgctcccggcgATCACCCGGCTGCTCCAAGCATTCCCAGCCTTGAagtctttcttcctctcccttaaCAAGCCCCCCTTTGCCATCAAGAGTTTCTTCGAGGACGACTTCAGCGAGATCTATCTGCAGCACCTGGCCTCGCAGGTGGCCGTCTTCGACATGCACCTCAAAACCCTAGTGAGGGAGGACAACTCTCTTTCAGAGGTGCTCAGCATCCTGGCCTCGGTCCGTCGCACCCTCCTGGAGCGCCGAGCCCACAACTTCATGTCACTGCGGGTGAAGGAGCTGCTGGCAGAGAGGCGCGCCGCTGGGAGGGACAGGCAGTGCGATGCCTTCTGCCGCTGCGTGCAGGGCCTCTATGTGGCTTTCGTCGAGTACCTGGACGCCCAAACGGGGCAGTTCGACGCGCTCTCTTGTTTCCAGTGGATGCAGCTGCGGGGGCCTCCGTCATGGGAGGACGTGGAGGGCTGCATCAAGTACTTGGCGGACCGTGGGGTCGTGGTGGACGACAGTAAGTGCTTCGATCAGTTCTGCCACCTCATCACCTTCCTGAGGGACTGCAAAAGCATCAGCGATTTCGGCGCTCTGCAAACCCACCAGAAATGGGTACGCTTcttcagcagctcccgcagcttgGCTGGCCACTCGGAGCTCCTGAGGATGGCTCAGG